The following proteins are encoded in a genomic region of Bicyclus anynana chromosome 12, ilBicAnyn1.1, whole genome shotgun sequence:
- the LOC128198569 gene encoding uncharacterized protein LOC128198569, translated as MTPILVLLVIAPGTIATTELITPIVDSPGLYFDNLGILKYYNNFWNIITFTDLSYIKPHVENIKNVIYTVKETCHSYKSAKIQSDCSNTLSPLETLLKNVENNYQSLSHLTQEKGRSKRSSWFGFGGPILKQLFGSLDEDDAQIFTNAINAIQDDQRHLASLMKENIHVISSTISTFNNTIQKLNENEQILNSNIGKLDKILDNVLQTTNKLEASSHLTMTFSALESSLMTLNFNLKDIIDAILFGKQNIVHPSILSPMQLYNELNSNKNKVPQNFPLPLNLENMHILLDISQISSFITDSKIVFVVKIPLVLLQEYNLYHVYALPTAHDINNPHSFAMINPTAKFLAITDDKLLYSMTDSISDCKTLTNNYRLCKLGNVHSSVANPTCEVQILSAYINKIPDTCDYKNVVSDIDVWQTISNNKWIYVQSNIAKLSVKCNNSINDYDIIGTGILKLPKGCTAFHKLLQFSPSVEYETALYMPTPNFNIINDDCCSRKKINSTLPYLTPIKLSHINLDSLHYVTHRLNQVNDEIEKIENQPYHIKYGSYFSVCTTLVSLIVLCYISFKMYKKCCNRRKRNNSLDSSSGCCIQIFNSCYTKPNQNIQAINTSSDYETHNRAFESNSSSENSPTFLRRNLH; from the coding sequence GGTCATCGCGCCAGGCACCATCGCCACAACCGAGTTAATAACGCCAATAGTCGATAGCCCAGGTCTATATTTCGATAATCTAGGAATCTTAAAATACTACAATAACTTCTggaatattattacatttactgACTTATCTTACATAAAACCTCATgtagaaaacattaaaaatgttatatataccGTAAAAGAAACTTGCCATAGTTATAAATCTGCTAAAATACAGTCCGATTGCTCTAACACACTTAGTCCTTTAGAAACACttctaaaaaatgttgaaaataattatcaatctCTATCTCATCTTACGCAGGAAAAAGGTCGTTCTAAAAGGTCTTCATGGTTCGGTTTTGGTGGACCCATACTTAAACAACTATTTGGATCCCTAGATGAAGACGATGCTCAAATATTTACTAATGCTATAAATGCAATTCAAGATGACCAGAGACATCTTGCAtctttaatgaaagaaaatattcatgttaTCTCTTCTACTATTAGTACATTTAACAATACTATTcagaaactaaatgaaaatgagCAAATACTTAACAGTAACATAGGAAAATTAGATAAAATCCTAGATAACGTTTTGCAaactacaaataaattagaagcgTCATCACATCTCACAATGACCTTTAGTGCTTTAGAAAGCTCATTaatgactttaaattttaaccTCAAGGATATCATTGACGCAATCCTATTCGGTAAACAAAACATTGTCCATCCCTCTATACTATCTCCTATGCAACTTTATAATGAATTaaactctaataaaaataaagttccccAAAATTTTCCCTTACCcttgaatttagaaaatatgcaCATACTTTTGGATATATCCCAAATTTCTAGTTTCATCACTGACTCTAAAAtagtatttgttgttaaaaTTCCTCTTGTTCTCTTACAAGAATATAATTTGTACCATGTCTATGCCCTTCCTACTGCTCATGATATCAATAACCCACATTCCTTTGCTATGATCAACCCTACTGCTAAATTTTTGGCAATAACAGACGATAAATTACTGTATTCAATGACAGACTCGATCAGTGATTGCAAAACTCTAACAAATAACTATCGCCTGTGCAAATTAGGCAATGTGCATTCTAGTGTCGCAAATCCTACGTGTGAAGTGCAAATCCTAAGtgcttacataaataaaataccggacacatgtgattataaaaacgtaGTTAGTGATATTGACGTTTGGCAAacgattagtaataataaatggaTATATGTTCAATCCAACATAGCTAAGCTCTCGGTTAAGTGTAACAATAGTATTAACGACTATGACATAATTGGAACAGGAATTCTCAAGCTTCCAAAAGGATGCACAGCTTTTCATAAACTCTTGCAATTCTCTCCTTCAGTAGAATACGAAACTGCATTGTATATGCCTACTCCTaactttaacattataaatgacgATTGCTGTtccagaaagaaaataaattctacGCTTCCATATCTAACACCAATTAAATTATCTCATATAAACTTAGATTCTTTGCATTACGTTACACATAGATTAAATCAAGTTAACGATGAAATTGAAAAGATTGAAAACCAACCCTACCATATTAAATATGGAAGTTATTTCAGTGTTTGTACAACTCTCGTATCTTTAATCGTATTATGctatatttctttcaaaatgtataaaaaatgttgtaatCGAAGAAAGCGTAATAATAGTTTAGATTCTAGTTCTGGTTGCTGTATTCAGATTTTTAATAGCTGCTATACTAAACCTAATCAAAATATACAAGCTATTAATACTAGTTCCGATTATGAAACACATAATAGAGCATTCGAATCCAATAGTAGCTCAGAGAACTCTCCTACTTTCCTAAGGAGAAATTTACATTGA